Proteins from a single region of Rhodospirillales bacterium:
- a CDS encoding response regulator, with translation MFTESYYWLLASGIFLLAVLMLCGFMFYMMRCRCKTRNYTSALEKAADFIGNGLVFFGVDDRLVLANVQAHEFLPDLLENKGKRLSGEPLNLQDFLIYFYDMAVECDESLINTLGRSAMTNTDIGFREVIMTAGNRLCLVEVQKIPHVGTNLILIDVGDLKNQEDYLLKLNHYNHELTQAIQAATSGIVVTKQDHVSGLQRIVFANKAFCEDMHLSRDDILGKNVHEVFATIVDAKTMEKIYQISEGHEDGSVELSILCSGGEKCCGACWYELKHTSVQGYTGKLDLSIWLLNDMTALKMREAELSKTQKLEALGQLAAGVAHDFNNILSIIDGYARIAGKNWDDKARAMDDLDRIRTASRRGANLIKKMLTFSRHEIVDDTVIDLGAVVREQELLLRPLLDASVKCSVLIDHQEMYVECPIENITQIIMNLVLNARDVMPDGGVLLLEVRACPQKTLPAVLLKQNSDKSYASIIVSDTGMGMPKDVVDRIFDPFFTTKEQGKGTGLGLSMVYGLVKQIGGHIDVFSTLGQGTTMSVYLPLSDKVPKKILGGEDNLSSIRFDGYSVLVAEDEPDLLALVSNMLEDLGMKVLRASNGNEALAVQDDYEGKIDLLLTDVVMPELNGVDLADLLKELRPDVNVIFMSGYPAKGQMARVEIPEDAVFIAKPIEYDALVKVIYTILSSGVGESIEDSVQISRWASKGGIEKEEERF, from the coding sequence TTGTTTACAGAATCTTATTATTGGCTGTTGGCTAGCGGTATATTTTTGCTCGCAGTTTTGATGCTGTGCGGTTTTATGTTTTATATGATGCGGTGTCGTTGTAAGACGCGCAATTATACATCGGCGCTTGAAAAGGCGGCTGATTTTATTGGAAATGGGCTTGTTTTTTTTGGAGTTGATGATCGTTTGGTTCTTGCCAATGTGCAGGCGCATGAATTTTTGCCAGATTTATTGGAGAATAAGGGGAAGCGGCTGTCAGGTGAGCCTTTGAATCTTCAGGATTTTTTAATTTATTTTTATGATATGGCTGTTGAGTGTGATGAGTCCTTGATTAATACGCTGGGACGTTCAGCGATGACTAACACTGATATAGGTTTTCGTGAGGTCATTATGACTGCCGGGAATCGGTTGTGTCTGGTTGAAGTGCAAAAGATTCCGCATGTTGGTACGAACCTGATTTTGATTGATGTCGGGGATCTTAAAAATCAGGAAGACTATCTCCTTAAGCTTAACCATTATAATCATGAACTTACCCAGGCTATTCAGGCTGCGACGAGCGGTATTGTCGTGACCAAGCAAGACCATGTTTCAGGTTTACAAAGGATTGTATTTGCGAATAAGGCGTTTTGTGAGGATATGCATCTCTCGCGCGACGATATTCTCGGTAAGAATGTTCATGAGGTTTTTGCCACTATTGTCGACGCCAAGACCATGGAAAAAATTTATCAAATCAGTGAGGGGCATGAGGATGGCAGCGTTGAGTTGAGCATTTTATGTTCTGGCGGGGAGAAGTGTTGCGGGGCGTGTTGGTATGAGCTTAAACATACGTCTGTGCAGGGTTATACCGGAAAACTGGATCTGTCGATTTGGCTGTTGAATGATATGACGGCTTTGAAAATGCGGGAGGCTGAGCTTTCCAAGACACAAAAGCTGGAAGCTCTCGGGCAGTTGGCGGCTGGAGTGGCGCATGATTTCAATAATATATTGTCGATTATTGACGGGTATGCCCGCATTGCCGGAAAAAACTGGGATGATAAAGCGCGGGCAATGGATGATCTGGATCGTATTCGCACAGCTTCAAGGCGCGGGGCAAATCTTATCAAAAAAATGCTGACATTCAGTCGTCATGAGATTGTCGATGATACTGTGATTGATTTAGGCGCAGTGGTGCGCGAGCAGGAGTTGTTGTTGCGGCCTTTGCTGGATGCATCTGTTAAGTGCAGCGTTTTGATAGACCATCAGGAGATGTATGTTGAGTGTCCAATAGAGAATATAACGCAAATTATCATGAATTTGGTCTTGAATGCGCGTGATGTCATGCCTGATGGGGGGGTGTTGCTGCTGGAGGTGCGGGCTTGTCCGCAAAAAACTTTGCCAGCGGTTCTTTTGAAGCAAAACTCTGACAAATCTTATGCGTCCATCATAGTTTCAGATACGGGCATGGGGATGCCGAAGGATGTAGTTGATCGTATTTTTGATCCTTTCTTTACTACAAAGGAGCAAGGGAAAGGCACCGGGTTGGGGTTGTCTATGGTCTATGGGCTTGTGAAGCAAATTGGCGGGCATATTGATGTGTTTTCTACTTTGGGGCAGGGAACGACAATGAGCGTTTATTTGCCTTTGAGTGACAAGGTTCCCAAGAAAATTTTGGGTGGAGAGGATAATCTTTCTTCTATCCGGTTTGATGGTTATAGCGTGCTTGTAGCAGAGGATGAACCTGATTTGTTGGCATTGGTCAGTAATATGCTTGAAGATTTGGGTATGAAGGTGTTGCGGGCCAGCAATGGCAATGAGGCTTTGGCTGTGCAAGATGATTATGAGGGAAAAATTGATCTATTGCTGACAGATGTTGTGATGCCTGAACTCAATGGTGTGGATCTGGCAGATTTGTTGAAAGAATTACGCCCGGATGTCAATGTTATCTTCATGAGTGGTTATCCGGCAAAAGGGCAAATGGCCCGCGTAGAAATTCCTGAAGACGCTGTGTTTATTGCCAAGCCCATTGAATACGATGCTTTGGTTAAAGTTATTTATACCATTTTATCGTCTGGAGTTGGAGAAAGTATCGAGGATTCCGTGCAAATCTCACGGTGGGCCAGTAAGGGTGGTATTGAAAAAGAAGAGGAGAGATTTTGA
- a CDS encoding response regulator, which yields MSSALSDLKILLVEDQAEARAMIRNMMGELGITQIFEASDGREALTFLDSAYDFIDLLVCDWNMPGMTGVDLLRQLRSVDSTMPFLMVTGRIDMDSVVEAKSAGVTAYIRKPFSSKQLEAKLRIILHKIAA from the coding sequence ATGAGTTCTGCTTTAAGTGATCTTAAAATTCTTTTGGTTGAGGACCAGGCTGAAGCGCGGGCCATGATTCGTAATATGATGGGTGAGCTTGGCATCACGCAAATTTTTGAGGCTAGTGACGGGCGCGAGGCGCTGACATTTTTAGATTCGGCCTATGACTTCATTGATCTTTTGGTGTGTGACTGGAATATGCCAGGAATGACGGGGGTTGATTTGCTTCGACAATTGCGCAGTGTTGATTCTACTATGCCGTTTTTGATGGTAACAGGGCGCATAGATATGGATTCTGTAGTTGAAGCAAAGTCTGCCGGTGTGACGGCGTATATTCGTAAGCCTTTTTCTTCTAAACAGCTTGAAGCGAAATTGCGGATTATTCTTCATAAAATAGCGGCTTAG
- a CDS encoding IS5 family transposase, with translation MGPPLLALYITQGQRADIKGAVALAGSLPSIKYLLADKAYDAGHFRGFLMNRKIEPVIPSTATRKIKIPHDERRYKNRNVVERMFGRLKDWRRVATRYDKLARNFFAALCLASLLCFWI, from the coding sequence TTGGGGCCACCTCTGCTGGCTTTGTACATCACGCAAGGGCAACGCGCCGATATCAAAGGGGCGGTTGCCTTGGCAGGATCATTACCGTCAATAAAATATCTCTTGGCGGATAAAGCGTATGACGCGGGACATTTTCGCGGCTTTTTAATGAACCGGAAGATCGAACCTGTCATTCCCTCCACGGCCACACGCAAAATCAAAATCCCGCACGACGAGAGACGCTATAAAAACCGCAATGTCGTGGAACGAATGTTTGGACGCCTCAAAGACTGGCGGCGCGTGGCAACAAGATACGACAAACTCGCCAGAAACTTCTTCGCCGCTCTATGCCTTGCTTCCCTCTTATGTTTCTGGATTTAA
- a CDS encoding IS5 family transposase, with protein MRHFYLSDTQWEAIKPHLPPDRGRKPRVDDRRVISGIIHVLQSGCRWRDAPSEYGSYTTLYNRYNRWSARGIWQYLFREIVGALSDERDMAAIDSTHIKAHRSAGGGKGGAHAQAIGISRGGRNTKLHAISDMKCRPLEVVSVLRPALRRS; from the coding sequence ATGCGTCATTTTTATCTTTCAGACACCCAATGGGAAGCGATCAAGCCTCACTTGCCGCCAGATAGGGGACGCAAGCCCCGCGTAGATGACCGCCGTGTGATCAGCGGCATCATTCATGTTTTGCAATCGGGTTGCCGCTGGCGTGATGCGCCGTCCGAATACGGTTCTTACACCACCCTTTATAATCGTTATAATCGCTGGTCTGCGCGCGGCATCTGGCAATATCTGTTCCGCGAGATTGTTGGCGCGTTATCGGACGAACGGGACATGGCGGCGATTGACAGCACGCATATCAAAGCGCACAGATCAGCCGGCGGCGGAAAGGGGGGGGCGCATGCTCAGGCGATCGGCATAAGCCGTGGCGGACGCAACACCAAGCTGCACGCGATCAGCGATATGAAATGCCGTCCGCTAGAGGTGGTCTCGGTTCTTCGGCCAGCTTTGCGGCGAAGTTAA
- the glpD gene encoding glycerol-3-phosphate dehydrogenase — protein sequence MDKIDYDLCIIGGGINGAGVARDAAGRGLSVLLLEAKDLARGTSSASTKLIHGGLRYLEFFEFKLVRESLQEREKLLAIAPHIISPMEFVLPHNAQQRPFWMIRLGLFLYDHLARRQRLSGSRGVNLKASALGVPLADYYTRGFVYSDCWVDDARLVVLNAMDAAEKGARILTRSPCTKIEPKSEFWVVHYKGQGDQKERCIRASMVVNAAGPWVRKVLEDSGLDSEVKPVPRVRLVKGSHIIIPCAYTGGQSYILQQPDGRVVFVIPYERDYTLIGTTEEDFEGDLYDPRISEEELQYLCAAYSAHFDADITRDDVLWTYSGVRPLFDDGESENRAVSRDFYLYEHLESRAPMISVFGGKLTTYRVLAEQVMGRLLNLDNRYAPPWTTDAPLPGGDIPQGDFDAFVRRQRERYSWLTADLLRRYARSYGTRMERFLEGARGLEDLGVDFGGGLYEAEVVYLIRYEWAREAQDILWRRSKLGVHVGDETLAALEKALPGLKKKVLA from the coding sequence ATGGACAAGATTGATTATGATTTGTGCATTATCGGTGGGGGGATTAACGGCGCGGGTGTGGCGCGTGATGCTGCCGGGCGCGGGCTTTCCGTTTTGTTGCTTGAGGCCAAGGATTTGGCTCGGGGTACGTCATCGGCGAGCACGAAGCTTATTCATGGCGGTTTGCGCTATCTTGAGTTTTTTGAATTTAAGCTGGTGCGAGAATCTTTGCAGGAACGTGAAAAGCTTTTAGCTATTGCGCCTCATATTATTTCACCAATGGAATTTGTATTGCCGCATAATGCGCAGCAAAGACCGTTTTGGATGATCCGTCTGGGGTTGTTTCTTTATGATCATTTGGCCCGAAGGCAGCGGCTTTCCGGATCGCGCGGGGTGAATTTGAAGGCTAGTGCTTTGGGCGTGCCGCTGGCGGATTATTATACACGCGGGTTTGTTTATTCGGATTGTTGGGTTGATGATGCGCGGTTGGTGGTGCTCAATGCGATGGATGCTGCGGAGAAGGGGGCACGGATTTTGACGCGCTCGCCATGCACAAAAATTGAACCGAAAAGTGAGTTTTGGGTTGTACATTATAAGGGTCAGGGTGATCAGAAAGAACGGTGTATCCGTGCATCTATGGTGGTGAATGCCGCCGGGCCGTGGGTGCGAAAAGTGCTTGAGGATTCAGGGTTGGATTCGGAAGTGAAGCCGGTGCCGCGGGTTCGATTGGTGAAGGGATCACATATCATCATTCCGTGTGCTTATACTGGGGGGCAGTCTTACATTTTGCAGCAGCCCGATGGCCGGGTTGTGTTCGTGATTCCTTATGAGAGAGATTATACGCTGATTGGGACAACGGAGGAAGATTTTGAGGGCGATCTTTATGATCCACGGATTTCTGAAGAGGAGTTGCAATATTTGTGCGCGGCGTATAGTGCGCATTTTGATGCCGACATTACGCGGGATGATGTGTTATGGACCTATAGCGGGGTGCGGCCACTTTTTGATGACGGGGAGAGTGAGAACCGCGCTGTGAGCCGTGATTTTTATCTGTATGAGCATCTGGAATCGCGCGCACCGATGATTTCTGTGTTTGGTGGGAAGCTTACGACATATCGCGTTTTGGCTGAACAAGTGATGGGGCGGCTTTTGAATCTGGATAATCGTTATGCGCCGCCGTGGACGACTGATGCGCCGTTGCCTGGCGGGGATATTCCTCAAGGTGATTTTGATGCGTTTGTGCGCAGGCAGCGTGAGCGTTATTCTTGGTTGACGGCGGATTTGCTGCGGCGGTATGCGCGGAGCTATGGTACACGCATGGAGCGTTTTCTTGAAGGGGCGAGGGGGCTTGAGGATTTGGGTGTTGATTTTGGCGGCGGGTTGTATGAGGCGGAGGTGGTGTATCTGATTCGTTATGAGTGGGCGAGGGAGGCACAGGATATTTTGTGGCGGCGATCGAAGCTGGGTGTGCATGTTGGCGATGAGACGCTGGCGGCGCTGGAAAAGGCGTTGCCGGGTTTGAAGAAAAAGGTGCTGGCGTGA
- the glpK gene encoding glycerol kinase GlpK, with protein sequence MSKAETILAIDQGTTSSRAILFSVGGAVLDVQQKELKLYYPEKGWVEQKPDDIWDDTRTACAKILEKCEKRPAAIGITNQRETTIVWDRETGEAVYNAIVWQDRRTAEVCAALKDQGYEAMVASKTGLLLDPYFSATKIAWILEHVPGARARAEAGELAFGTVDCYLLWKLTGGKVHATDVTNASRTMLYNIVEQCWDDDLLALFDISASLLPEVRDNIADFGVSDEETIGAALPIGGMAGDQQAALIGQGCLTPGMIKSTYGTGCFVLINIGSEFRRSQNRLLTTPAYRVDGQIQYAIEGSIFVAGAALQWLRDGLELFEDARETESLAYSVSDNNGVYFVPAFTGLGAPHWKPDARAMITGMSRESTKAHVVRAALEAQAYQTLDLLGAMEDDGGHKADVIRIDGGLAANGFVCQFLADMLQRPVEVPAVVETTAWGAATLAGVQAGVFKDLEAVAQGWKAARRYGPQMGAEARDALYDGWKAALSMLLQEN encoded by the coding sequence GTGAGTAAGGCCGAGACGATTTTAGCGATTGATCAGGGTACGACGAGTAGTCGGGCGATTTTATTTTCTGTCGGTGGTGCGGTTTTGGATGTGCAGCAAAAAGAGCTTAAGTTGTATTATCCTGAAAAAGGCTGGGTTGAGCAAAAGCCTGACGATATTTGGGATGATACGCGGACGGCTTGCGCAAAAATTTTAGAAAAATGTGAAAAGCGTCCGGCGGCGATCGGGATTACCAATCAGCGTGAGACGACGATAGTTTGGGACCGGGAGACGGGGGAAGCGGTTTATAATGCGATTGTCTGGCAGGATCGGCGCACGGCGGAAGTTTGTGCGGCTTTGAAAGATCAGGGCTATGAGGCGATGGTTGCGAGTAAGACGGGGCTGCTTTTGGATCCGTATTTTTCGGCGACGAAGATCGCGTGGATTTTGGAACATGTTCCCGGTGCACGGGCGCGGGCTGAAGCAGGTGAATTGGCGTTTGGCACGGTCGATTGTTATTTGCTGTGGAAGCTTACGGGCGGGAAAGTTCATGCAACGGACGTGACGAATGCATCGCGCACGATGCTGTATAATATCGTGGAGCAGTGCTGGGACGATGATTTGTTGGCACTTTTTGATATTTCTGCGAGCTTGCTTCCCGAGGTGCGGGATAATATCGCGGATTTTGGCGTGAGTGATGAAGAGACCATCGGTGCGGCGCTGCCGATTGGCGGGATGGCTGGGGATCAGCAAGCGGCGCTGATCGGGCAGGGCTGCTTAACACCGGGGATGATTAAATCGACCTATGGCACGGGGTGTTTTGTGCTGATAAATATTGGGAGTGAGTTTAGGCGCTCGCAAAATCGGCTTCTGACGACGCCTGCGTACCGAGTGGACGGGCAGATACAATACGCAATTGAAGGCTCGATCTTTGTGGCCGGGGCGGCGCTGCAGTGGTTGCGAGACGGGTTGGAGCTGTTTGAAGATGCGCGAGAGACGGAAAGTCTGGCATATAGCGTTTCCGATAATAACGGGGTGTATTTTGTGCCGGCCTTTACGGGGCTGGGCGCGCCGCACTGGAAGCCGGATGCGCGGGCGATGATTACGGGTATGAGCCGGGAGAGCACAAAAGCGCATGTGGTGCGCGCGGCGCTGGAGGCGCAAGCGTATCAGACGCTGGATTTGCTGGGGGCTATGGAGGATGATGGCGGGCATAAAGCCGATGTTATCCGCATTGACGGCGGGCTGGCGGCCAACGGCTTTGTCTGCCAGTTTCTGGCCGATATGCTCCAAAGGCCGGTTGAAGTTCCGGCGGTGGTGGAAACAACGGCGTGGGGCGCGGCTACGCTCGCCGGGGTGCAGGCCGGGGTGTTTAAGGATTTAGAAGCGGTTGCGCAGGGGTGGAAGGCCGCGCGGCGTTATGGGCCGCAGATGGGCGCCGAGGCGCGGGATGCGCTCTATGATGGCTGGAAAGCGGCTTTGAGTATGCTTTTGCAAGAAAATTGA
- a CDS encoding PEP-CTERM sorting domain-containing protein, which produces MNMGLAKSTAASAVVFFAVAAADMVTNKAQAAFIKLNFDVSNFENSFGPVPAGITGTEGTIRIDTGTGTDLSSIPSLALLTGVDVSGSFQAGGETIGISSSPFMVVDDGGISGTTDQLRLLFDAEANSWGITGVQVGLTGDYTVFTGKDLGTILLDASSLNSLNDRFAQLRFDNIGGVLETNNPELSFAEVNANTVPEPAVPALLGAGLAGLGLALRRREDDVVENNDNGPGADMYSLPRIN; this is translated from the coding sequence ATGAATATGGGTTTAGCAAAAAGTACAGCAGCAAGTGCGGTGGTGTTCTTCGCTGTCGCTGCGGCAGATATGGTGACGAATAAAGCGCAGGCGGCGTTTATTAAGTTGAATTTCGATGTTTCAAATTTTGAAAATTCTTTCGGGCCGGTTCCAGCAGGCATTACTGGAACTGAGGGGACTATTCGGATCGACACTGGCACCGGGACGGATCTTTCTTCGATTCCGTCCCTTGCTTTGCTTACAGGGGTCGATGTTTCCGGGAGTTTCCAGGCTGGCGGTGAGACTATAGGTATTTCTTCCTCTCCTTTTATGGTTGTGGATGATGGCGGAATATCCGGAACAACCGATCAGCTCCGTTTGCTTTTCGATGCAGAGGCTAATTCCTGGGGCATTACTGGTGTACAAGTTGGTTTAACTGGCGATTATACGGTGTTTACTGGCAAGGATTTAGGCACTATTTTGTTGGATGCGTCTAGTTTGAATAGTTTGAATGATCGATTTGCTCAGCTTCGATTTGATAATATAGGCGGTGTACTTGAGACCAACAACCCGGAGCTTTCCTTTGCTGAAGTTAATGCTAATACCGTTCCAGAGCCTGCAGTGCCTGCTCTTCTCGGGGCGGGGCTCGCTGGTTTGGGTTTGGCACTGCGCCGTCGTGAAGATGACGTTGTTGAAAATAATGACAATGGGCCGGGCGCGGATATGTATAGCCTACCCCGGATAAATTGA
- a CDS encoding FecR domain-containing protein translates to MAYKNFDDLSLSPTSGAANETLQINGPSVDLPDASYVKDAALERDGADLVLDGPQGTLTIEGYFSAAETPDLVAPNGETLTPELVNSFARSPAQYAQSHSMNDESPVGSVDEISGEATITHLDGSVEHITQGMPIYQGDVIETAADGAVNIAFIDETSFAVSEDARLAIDEYVYDPSTESGSQDFSVLKGMFVFTSGLIGRDDPDDVNIDTPSGSIGIRGTIIAGNVDTGEITVVEGAIVVRDLSGHEMTLATQFETAKLDPSGGEIQNMGQLPAHEVSQRFSGVVGVSPTLFSSINDAAAEQGTQPVNGPQEQPRENFDAEGTLDHNNDGEVDGSVEGGDDAAGNGDGAPLDGAKDPALMDGEPVKLTGEDGLAPKPMMNPMQTGMMGTDPMGMHPMGMNQAGTMNTTAGMETLDGGKNTMDGMDLLEGMNPDGRHAGDDNMPPPPPTGENLQDPNTIIPPNSDTTPPLHVSDLNSFAQTQISTAPNEFFATSDNMIWDYHFDKEFIDPDGGDLHFELSAGTKDILNTTSGITTWTFDNANGHLTINTASLPGDFNFNIQVRAIDQAGNAGSFENYTFHLEQKTGTFPSTVDSTGTDVLTGSANADTTTLGGSSTTTNKTIFAGDGDDNILIYDYGYNNTIHLGNGENIFVVTDGATGNTAIGGFEKDTFNMGGVQNHAIGMDGDDIFKINFSTGPAKTELETSGNSNILMDGGHSSYRMPFLLHGQTPPASELGRGDTLSLEGTGVELDFTLVDNNYFRGIERIDLLNGSTTGAGITLGLNDVINMTDHNNILLIRADSNDCLTFVPGDFANFTKTVDKYLDDNPTFGGASTDFTMYTNGNVTLLIEDNGATVSGLPA, encoded by the coding sequence ATGGCTTACAAAAATTTCGACGATCTTTCACTTTCACCAACATCCGGCGCAGCAAACGAAACGCTGCAGATCAACGGCCCGTCCGTAGACCTGCCTGACGCCTCATACGTGAAAGACGCCGCACTTGAGCGCGACGGCGCAGATCTCGTTCTTGACGGTCCACAAGGCACGCTCACAATTGAAGGATATTTCTCTGCGGCAGAAACCCCTGATCTCGTTGCCCCCAATGGCGAAACCCTGACACCCGAACTTGTAAATTCCTTTGCCCGCAGCCCCGCTCAATATGCTCAAAGCCATAGCATGAACGATGAAAGCCCGGTCGGTAGCGTTGATGAAATCTCCGGCGAGGCGACAATCACGCACTTGGACGGCTCTGTTGAGCACATCACACAAGGCATGCCCATATACCAGGGCGACGTTATCGAAACCGCAGCCGACGGCGCAGTGAATATAGCCTTCATTGATGAAACCAGCTTTGCCGTATCTGAAGACGCACGTCTGGCCATCGACGAATATGTTTATGATCCTTCAACAGAATCCGGATCGCAGGACTTTTCCGTCCTCAAAGGTATGTTTGTTTTCACCTCCGGCCTCATTGGCCGCGATGATCCCGATGATGTGAATATCGACACCCCCAGCGGCTCAATCGGCATCCGCGGAACCATCATTGCAGGAAATGTTGACACCGGCGAAATCACAGTTGTTGAAGGCGCAATTGTTGTGCGCGATCTTTCCGGCCACGAAATGACACTGGCCACACAGTTCGAAACAGCAAAGCTCGACCCATCCGGCGGTGAAATCCAGAATATGGGACAATTGCCGGCACATGAAGTTTCACAAAGATTTTCCGGGGTCGTAGGCGTATCTCCGACGCTATTTTCATCCATCAACGATGCCGCCGCCGAACAAGGAACGCAACCTGTCAACGGACCGCAAGAACAACCGCGTGAAAATTTCGACGCGGAAGGCACACTCGACCACAATAACGACGGCGAAGTCGATGGCTCGGTTGAAGGCGGTGACGATGCCGCAGGCAACGGCGATGGCGCACCTCTGGATGGTGCCAAAGACCCGGCCTTAATGGATGGCGAGCCTGTAAAATTAACCGGCGAAGATGGCCTCGCGCCCAAACCGATGATGAATCCTATGCAAACCGGCATGATGGGCACAGACCCCATGGGCATGCACCCAATGGGTATGAACCAGGCCGGAACGATGAACACAACCGCAGGCATGGAAACGCTTGATGGCGGCAAAAACACCATGGACGGCATGGATCTGCTTGAGGGCATGAACCCCGATGGAAGACATGCTGGCGACGATAACATGCCGCCACCACCGCCGACTGGAGAGAACCTGCAAGATCCAAACACAATCATTCCACCAAATAGCGACACAACGCCACCCTTGCACGTCAGCGATTTGAACTCATTCGCACAAACTCAAATCAGCACTGCGCCGAATGAATTTTTCGCAACATCAGACAATATGATCTGGGATTATCATTTTGATAAGGAATTTATTGATCCGGATGGAGGAGATTTACACTTTGAATTAAGTGCGGGCACAAAAGACATACTCAACACAACATCAGGAATTACAACTTGGACTTTTGATAACGCAAATGGCCACCTCACGATTAATACCGCCTCACTTCCAGGTGACTTTAATTTCAATATCCAGGTCCGCGCCATTGATCAGGCAGGAAACGCCGGCAGTTTTGAAAACTATACGTTCCACCTAGAACAAAAAACCGGAACTTTTCCATCGACGGTTGACAGCACAGGAACAGACGTTTTAACCGGAAGCGCCAATGCAGACACCACAACACTAGGGGGATCAAGCACCACAACCAACAAAACCATTTTTGCAGGCGATGGCGATGACAACATACTCATATATGATTATGGATACAATAACACAATTCATCTGGGGAATGGTGAAAACATATTCGTAGTCACAGACGGAGCAACCGGAAACACGGCCATTGGCGGATTTGAGAAAGATACATTCAACATGGGCGGTGTCCAAAACCACGCCATTGGCATGGACGGCGACGATATCTTTAAAATTAACTTCTCAACCGGCCCGGCGAAAACAGAACTGGAAACCTCAGGAAACTCCAACATTCTCATGGATGGCGGCCACAGCTCCTACCGCATGCCGTTCCTGCTACACGGCCAAACACCGCCGGCAAGCGAACTTGGCCGCGGCGACACCTTGTCACTGGAAGGAACCGGGGTAGAGCTGGATTTCACGCTCGTTGACAATAACTATTTCCGGGGAATAGAGCGCATAGATCTCTTAAACGGAAGCACAACCGGAGCCGGCATAACACTCGGACTCAATGATGTCATCAACATGACCGATCACAACAACATTCTTCTTATCCGCGCCGACAGCAACGACTGTCTAACTTTTGTTCCTGGAGATTTTGCAAACTTCACAAAAACAGTAGATAAATATCTGGATGATAACCCCACCTTTGGAGGAGCATCCACCGACTTCACCATGTATACGAATGGAAACGTCACCCTTCTGATTGAGGACAACGGCGCAACTGTAAGCGGACTTCCCGCATAA